Proteins co-encoded in one Streptomyces sp. JH34 genomic window:
- a CDS encoding DUF1254 domain-containing protein, producing the protein MSPGRGGLEPDGITALAADAYVYGSPLVRQLSAVQACLQEGCGILAPTPFNDFAHADGPATPGTHVPYAPADLVDALAQLDLSGGPVRLHVPDTGGAYYVLQFVDAWGNAFAYLGSRATGTGEGDWLVVPPGWAGTVPGGLSGVIDAPTSVISVVGRLACDGPEDLPRVRALQQELTLTHLGDRAHRTGLPATEPGVPGELRFYEELRVWMGDFPPAAPDRAYQDRFQPLGLLEEGISPYVSAGPALVRALGRGLALGRLRVEEAARRAGAAPGGPPGAWRTVPHLRDYNLDHFGVGTLRAPEWTIPDRETSYLVRAVAARRGRWLPHGYEAVYAHTACDSRGHALDGAHRYVLRLAQPPPVRGFWSLTVYDSPGGHLVANAGERYAIGGRTPGLVHGADGSLTLHLSAERPADPAAVANWLPVPPGRFRAVMRLHLPDQAILDGRYVIPPVEPPGGRAGA; encoded by the coding sequence GTGAGCCCGGGGCGAGGCGGGCTCGAGCCGGACGGGATCACCGCGCTGGCCGCCGACGCCTACGTCTACGGATCCCCGCTCGTCCGCCAGCTGTCGGCCGTGCAGGCATGTCTGCAGGAGGGCTGCGGGATCCTCGCGCCGACTCCCTTCAACGACTTCGCCCACGCGGACGGTCCGGCCACGCCCGGCACCCACGTCCCGTACGCCCCGGCCGACCTCGTCGACGCGCTCGCCCAGCTCGACCTCTCCGGGGGACCGGTGAGGCTGCACGTACCGGACACCGGAGGGGCGTACTACGTCCTCCAGTTCGTGGACGCGTGGGGCAACGCCTTCGCCTACCTCGGCTCCCGGGCCACCGGCACGGGTGAGGGGGACTGGCTGGTCGTCCCGCCGGGCTGGGCCGGAACCGTGCCCGGCGGGCTGTCGGGGGTGATCGACGCGCCCACCTCCGTCATCTCGGTCGTCGGCCGCCTCGCGTGCGACGGGCCGGAGGACCTGCCGCGGGTCAGGGCGCTCCAGCAGGAACTCACGCTCACGCATCTGGGCGACCGAGCCCACCGGACAGGGCTCCCCGCGACCGAACCGGGGGTACCCGGAGAGCTGCGGTTCTACGAGGAGCTCCGGGTGTGGATGGGCGACTTCCCGCCCGCCGCGCCTGATCGCGCGTACCAGGACCGGTTCCAGCCCCTGGGACTCCTGGAGGAGGGCATCTCACCGTACGTGTCGGCCGGGCCCGCCCTCGTGCGCGCCCTGGGGCGTGGGCTGGCCCTGGGCAGGTTGCGGGTGGAGGAGGCGGCCCGCCGGGCCGGAGCCGCGCCCGGTGGGCCGCCGGGCGCCTGGCGGACGGTTCCGCATCTGCGCGACTACAACCTGGACCACTTCGGTGTCGGCACGCTCCGCGCACCGGAGTGGACGATCCCCGACCGTGAAACCTCCTACCTGGTCAGGGCGGTGGCCGCGCGGCGGGGACGCTGGCTGCCCCATGGGTACGAAGCGGTGTACGCGCACACGGCCTGCGACTCCCGGGGCCACGCGCTCGACGGGGCCCACCGCTACGTCCTGCGCCTCGCACAGCCGCCGCCGGTCCGGGGGTTCTGGTCGCTGACCGTGTACGACAGCCCGGGAGGCCACCTGGTCGCGAACGCCGGGGAACGGTACGCGATCGGGGGCCGGACGCCCGGACTCGTCCACGGCGCCGACGGCTCGCTGACGCTGCACCTCTCCGCGGAACGCCCCGCGGACCCGGCCGCGGTCGCCAACTGGCTGCCCGTGCCGCCGGGCCGCTTCCGTGCGGTGATGCGGCTGCACCTGCCCGATCAGGCGATTCTCGACGGGCGCTATGTCATCCCGCCCGTCGAGCCGCCCGGGGGCCGGGCGGGAGCGTAG
- a CDS encoding DUF2277 domain-containing protein codes for MCRSIKTLRPPAIPEEATEEEMRAAALQYVRKVSGFRAPAAHNQEVFDRAVAEIADATQRLLDGLEIRGAAARA; via the coding sequence ATGTGCCGCAGCATCAAGACGCTTCGTCCGCCAGCCATCCCCGAAGAGGCCACCGAGGAGGAGATGAGAGCCGCCGCCCTGCAGTACGTACGCAAGGTGTCGGGCTTCCGCGCGCCCGCCGCGCACAACCAGGAGGTCTTCGACCGGGCCGTCGCCGAGATCGCCGACGCGACCCAGCGGCTGCTGGACGGCCTGGAGATACGGGGCGCCGCCGCCCGGGCCTGA
- a CDS encoding VTT domain-containing protein yields the protein MLESVGALIGSPWIYAVVALSVLLDVFLPVLPSGVLVITAATAAAASTSTTVTAAAGEATRHVPSLVVLTLCAATASVLGDLVAYRLAWRGGERLDRAIARSRRLTSAQERLGAALSRGGGALVVVARFAPAGRSVVSLGAGAAHRKVKEFLPWSAVAGVAWAVYSVGLGYFGGQWLGAGWLGTAVSVLALFLAGALAAVVVRRPVPAAPVTVAGAPAGT from the coding sequence GTGCTCGAGAGTGTGGGTGCGCTGATCGGCAGCCCATGGATCTACGCGGTGGTCGCCCTCTCGGTGCTCCTGGACGTCTTCCTGCCCGTCCTCCCCAGCGGTGTGCTGGTGATCACCGCCGCCACCGCGGCGGCCGCGAGCACCAGCACCACGGTCACCGCCGCGGCCGGGGAAGCCACCCGCCACGTGCCCTCGCTCGTGGTCCTCACCCTCTGCGCCGCCACCGCATCCGTGCTCGGCGACCTCGTCGCCTACCGCCTCGCCTGGCGCGGTGGCGAGCGCCTCGACCGGGCCATCGCCCGGTCCCGCCGCCTCACCTCCGCGCAGGAGCGCCTCGGCGCGGCGCTGAGCCGCGGCGGAGGGGCGCTCGTGGTCGTCGCCCGTTTCGCTCCCGCCGGCCGGTCCGTCGTCTCCCTGGGGGCGGGCGCGGCGCACCGCAAGGTCAAGGAGTTCCTGCCCTGGTCGGCCGTCGCAGGTGTCGCCTGGGCCGTCTACAGCGTGGGCCTCGGCTACTTCGGGGGCCAGTGGCTCGGCGCGGGCTGGCTGGGCACGGCGGTCTCGGTACTCGCCCTGTTCCTGGCGGGCGCCCTCGCGGCGGTCGTCGTCCGCCGTCCCGTCCCCGCGGCCCCGGTCACGGTGGCCGGAGCCCCGGCCGGCACCTGA
- a CDS encoding DoxX family protein, with protein sequence MSIRLNRAQPYALGLFRIVIGFLFACHGAASLFGVLGGAMGGGTVPAGTWPGWYAAVIQLVGGTLVALGLGTRVAALVCSGSMAYAYFKVHQPESLFPLQNGGEASAVFCWAFLLLVFTGSGAIALDRLFSSRGGSGRSSEPAHDKAPAVSV encoded by the coding sequence ATGTCCATACGTCTGAACCGGGCCCAGCCCTACGCCCTCGGCCTCTTCCGCATCGTCATCGGCTTCCTCTTCGCCTGCCACGGCGCCGCCTCGCTCTTCGGAGTCCTGGGCGGCGCCATGGGCGGCGGCACCGTCCCCGCCGGCACCTGGCCGGGCTGGTACGCGGCCGTCATCCAGCTCGTCGGCGGCACCCTGGTCGCGCTCGGCCTCGGCACCCGTGTCGCCGCACTCGTCTGCTCGGGCTCCATGGCCTACGCGTACTTCAAGGTGCACCAGCCCGAGTCGCTGTTCCCCCTGCAGAACGGCGGCGAGGCCTCGGCAGTCTTCTGCTGGGCCTTCCTGCTGCTGGTCTTCACCGGTTCCGGCGCCATCGCCCTGGACCGGCTGTTCTCGTCCCGCGGCGGCTCGGGACGCTCGAGCGAGCCCGCCCATGACAAGGCGCCGGCCGTCTCGGTCTGA
- a CDS encoding alkaline phosphatase D family protein — protein MAGLRLGPLLRYVDWESGSRATVWVESTRPCTAEVRCADGAAGTSPTFAVQGHHYALVVVTGLTPGSTTPYEVLLDGRRVWPPEDSRFPPSTITTPSLPQPDEESPVRVAFGSCRWAAPPAHGHGHDPVGPDALDTLAVRLAADPEAVRPDILLLLGDQVYADETSPATQRRLAARRDLDEAPGAEVADYEEYTHLYDESWRDPDVRWLLSTVPSCMIFDDHDVIDDWNTSDAWVRDMRATPWWHERIVSGLMSYWVYQHLGNLSPEALEADPVYAAVRAADDGTEALRTHAATADADPARTRWSYRRVFGRVRLLMVDTRAARTLDEQSRAMLRDEEAAWLRDEVLTDPGAYDHLLIGTSLPWLLPPLVHDAETWNAALCRGARGERWARRGEKVRRAADLEHWAAFPESFTQLSELLREAGRAPGAPATICVLSGDVHHAYITEPQWSDSTSDDTSVARVLQLTCSPVHNSVPAYMRAGFRFGWSGAGRWLGRALTLHGRTGRPPMRWHRTGGPWFGNQLMTLTLHGRKAALTLVQARARPTGAQLETVWEDSLTSNE, from the coding sequence ATGGCCGGGCTACGCCTGGGACCGCTGCTGAGGTACGTCGACTGGGAGTCCGGCTCCCGGGCGACGGTCTGGGTGGAGTCGACCAGGCCCTGCACGGCGGAGGTCCGCTGTGCGGACGGCGCGGCGGGTACCTCCCCGACGTTCGCCGTCCAGGGGCACCACTACGCCCTGGTGGTGGTGACGGGCCTGACGCCCGGCTCCACCACGCCCTACGAGGTACTGCTCGACGGCCGGCGGGTGTGGCCTCCCGAGGACTCGCGCTTCCCGCCGAGCACCATCACCACGCCCTCGCTCCCGCAGCCGGACGAGGAGAGTCCGGTCCGGGTCGCCTTCGGCTCCTGCCGGTGGGCCGCCCCGCCCGCCCACGGCCACGGCCACGACCCCGTCGGCCCCGACGCGCTCGACACCCTGGCCGTCCGCCTGGCCGCCGATCCCGAGGCGGTCCGCCCGGACATCCTGCTGCTGCTCGGCGACCAGGTGTACGCGGACGAGACCTCGCCGGCCACGCAGCGGCGGCTCGCGGCCCGCCGCGACCTCGACGAGGCCCCCGGGGCGGAGGTCGCGGACTACGAGGAGTACACCCACCTCTACGACGAGTCCTGGCGCGACCCGGACGTGCGATGGCTGCTCTCCACGGTGCCCAGCTGCATGATCTTCGACGACCACGACGTCATCGACGACTGGAACACCAGCGACGCCTGGGTCCGGGACATGCGCGCCACTCCGTGGTGGCACGAGCGGATCGTCAGCGGGCTCATGTCGTACTGGGTCTACCAGCACCTGGGCAATCTCTCCCCCGAGGCCCTGGAGGCCGACCCGGTCTACGCGGCCGTGCGCGCGGCCGACGACGGCACCGAGGCGCTGCGCACCCATGCCGCGACGGCCGACGCCGACCCGGCCCGGACCCGATGGAGCTACCGGCGTGTTTTCGGCCGAGTACGGCTGCTGATGGTGGATACCCGGGCGGCCCGGACCCTCGACGAACAGTCGCGGGCGATGCTCCGCGACGAGGAGGCCGCGTGGCTGCGCGACGAGGTGCTCACCGACCCCGGCGCGTACGACCATCTCCTGATCGGCACCTCACTGCCGTGGCTGCTGCCACCCCTCGTACACGATGCGGAGACCTGGAACGCGGCCCTGTGCCGCGGCGCCCGCGGCGAACGCTGGGCGCGCCGTGGCGAGAAGGTGCGCAGGGCCGCTGACCTGGAGCATTGGGCCGCCTTCCCGGAGTCCTTCACCCAGTTGTCGGAGCTGCTGCGGGAGGCGGGACGCGCACCCGGCGCCCCGGCGACGATTTGCGTGCTCTCGGGCGATGTGCACCACGCCTACATCACCGAACCCCAGTGGTCCGATTCCACCTCGGACGACACTTCCGTCGCTCGCGTCCTGCAACTGACCTGCTCCCCCGTCCACAACTCCGTCCCCGCGTACATGCGCGCCGGGTTCCGCTTCGGCTGGAGCGGCGCGGGCCGGTGGCTCGGGCGCGCGCTGACGCTCCACGGTCGGACGGGGCGCCCTCCGATGCGCTGGCACAGGACGGGCGGACCGTGGTTCGGCAACCAGCTGATGACGCTCACCCTGCACGGCCGGAAAGCTGCGCTGACATTGGTTCAGGCCAGAGCGAGGCCCACCGGGGCGCAGTTGGAGACCGTATGGGAGGACTCACTGACGTCGAACGAATGA
- a CDS encoding HNH endonuclease family protein has product MSGIYARRIAVVAASAALAATTGLLTAPTAQAAMPTPVSASTARTYLGQLTVSTEGSSTGYSRDKFPHWITQSGTCNTREVVLKRDGTGVVQDSSCAATSGSWYSEYDGATWTAASDLDIDHMVPLAEAWRSGASGWTTAQRQSFANDLTRPQLIAVTDNVNQSKSDQDPGEWLPSRTTYRCTYARAWVHVKHYYGLSVDSTEKSALQSVLNGC; this is encoded by the coding sequence ATGTCAGGTATCTACGCGCGTCGCATAGCCGTCGTCGCCGCCTCGGCCGCGCTCGCCGCCACCACCGGGCTCCTCACGGCCCCGACCGCCCAGGCCGCGATGCCCACCCCGGTCAGCGCCTCGACCGCCCGTACGTATCTGGGTCAGCTCACCGTCTCCACCGAGGGCTCCTCGACCGGCTACAGCCGTGACAAGTTCCCCCACTGGATCACCCAGTCGGGGACCTGCAACACCCGCGAGGTGGTGCTGAAGCGTGACGGCACCGGTGTCGTGCAGGACTCCTCCTGCGCGGCGACCAGCGGCAGTTGGTACTCGGAGTACGACGGAGCCACCTGGACCGCCGCCTCCGACCTGGACATCGACCACATGGTCCCGCTCGCCGAGGCGTGGCGCTCCGGGGCCAGCGGCTGGACGACCGCCCAGCGCCAGTCCTTCGCCAACGACCTGACCCGCCCCCAGCTCATCGCGGTCACCGACAACGTCAACCAGTCCAAGAGCGACCAGGATCCGGGCGAGTGGCTCCCGTCGCGCACCACCTACCGCTGCACCTACGCCCGAGCCTGGGTGCACGTGAAGCACTACTACGGCCTCAGCGTCGACTCCACCGAGAAGAGCGCCCTGCAGTCGGTCCTGAACGGCTGCTGA
- a CDS encoding ABC transporter permease — translation MLLPVTPTLGVVLAVLLVFAAAVAAWASLGRAREIAVAGLRAAVQLAAVSLLIGWVVHSPGPLLGFLALMFAVAVRTAGRRITPNRTWWWAALPIGAGVVPVVVALLLTGLLPPRGIALIPVTGILIGGALTATVLGGRRALDELGTRRGEVEAGMALGLLDRDARLEIARPAASDALLPGLDQTRTVGLVTLPGAFVGMLLGGASPVEAGAVQLFVLVALLAVQAVAVALVLELVARGVLNRD, via the coding sequence GTGCTGCTTCCGGTCACTCCGACGCTGGGCGTCGTGCTCGCCGTGCTCCTGGTGTTCGCCGCCGCGGTCGCCGCGTGGGCCTCGCTGGGCAGGGCCCGCGAGATCGCCGTCGCCGGGCTGCGGGCCGCGGTCCAGCTGGCGGCCGTCTCCCTGCTCATCGGCTGGGTGGTGCACTCGCCGGGGCCCCTGCTGGGCTTCCTCGCCCTGATGTTCGCGGTCGCGGTGCGGACCGCGGGCCGGCGGATCACCCCCAACCGCACCTGGTGGTGGGCCGCCCTCCCGATCGGTGCGGGCGTCGTGCCCGTGGTCGTGGCGCTGCTGCTCACCGGGCTCCTCCCGCCGCGCGGGATCGCGCTGATCCCGGTCACGGGGATCCTCATCGGGGGCGCCCTCACCGCGACCGTGCTCGGCGGCCGTCGCGCGCTGGACGAACTCGGGACGCGGCGCGGGGAGGTGGAGGCCGGGATGGCGCTCGGGCTGCTCGACCGGGACGCCCGGCTGGAGATCGCCCGGCCCGCGGCGTCGGACGCGCTGCTGCCGGGTCTGGACCAGACCCGGACCGTGGGGCTCGTCACGCTGCCGGGAGCGTTCGTGGGCATGCTGCTGGGCGGCGCCTCACCGGTGGAGGCGGGCGCCGTTCAGCTGTTCGTCCTGGTGGCGCTGTTGGCGGTACAGGCCGTCGCCGTCGCCCTCGTGCTGGAACTGGTGGCGCGGGGAGTGCTCAACCGGGACTGA
- a CDS encoding HAD-IA family hydrolase, producing the protein MPATVLEARALLLDMDGTLVNSDAVVERCWRRWATAQGLDPEAALKVVHGRQGYATMAALLPDRPMEQNHAENRIMLAEETADTDGVVPIGGAPAFMASIAALPHALVTSADEALAQARMTAAALPMPETRVTAEMVGASKPDPEGFLKGAAELGFDPADCIVFEDSEAGIAAGRAAGMRVVGIGPRAAALSPDAHVEDLTHLRVETGTDGSIRLLVDAA; encoded by the coding sequence ATGCCGGCCACCGTCCTCGAAGCCCGCGCCCTCCTGCTGGACATGGACGGCACCCTCGTCAATTCCGACGCGGTGGTGGAACGCTGCTGGCGCCGCTGGGCCACCGCGCAGGGGCTCGACCCCGAGGCCGCCCTCAAGGTGGTCCACGGCCGCCAGGGCTACGCCACGATGGCCGCCCTGCTGCCGGACCGCCCCATGGAGCAGAACCACGCGGAGAACCGGATCATGCTCGCCGAGGAGACCGCCGACACGGACGGTGTGGTGCCCATCGGCGGCGCCCCCGCCTTCATGGCGTCGATCGCCGCCCTCCCCCACGCGCTCGTGACCTCGGCCGACGAGGCGCTCGCGCAGGCGCGGATGACGGCGGCCGCCCTGCCGATGCCGGAGACCCGCGTCACCGCCGAGATGGTGGGCGCCAGCAAGCCGGACCCGGAGGGATTCCTCAAGGGCGCGGCCGAGCTCGGCTTCGACCCGGCGGACTGCATCGTGTTCGAGGACTCCGAGGCGGGCATCGCGGCGGGCCGCGCCGCCGGTATGCGCGTGGTGGGCATCGGCCCTCGCGCCGCCGCGCTCTCCCCCGACGCCCACGTCGAGGACCTGACACACCTCCGGGTGGAAACGGGCACCGACGGTTCGATCCGCCTGCTCGTCGACGCCGCCTGA
- a CDS encoding peptidoglycan-binding domain-containing protein, whose product MTGQICPECGGEQSARPGAGCACGAGGATRPGQDARSAEIAAAEDFDPLRIRPYVTLSSEDTGDHGAPDAATTMPLFLDGAPGREAAGVPGARPDAAVADENRRRSAAAYAGGGPDPVQPRRRRPFVAVAVGAAVAAVVGTAAFAGGLFDDEDGREAAALPEVTTSVPDASDEPAESVSDSPSASPSSPTPSSSASASASASPSASPSTSRSPSASPSATAPQPPSPSAVATKAPTTAAAAPPVDEVSGTTLQRGDSGAEVSELQRRLQEIWVYRGPDNGDYSAQVEQAVAEFQRWVSVRNDPPGVYGPETRGALEAQTSGRGRR is encoded by the coding sequence ATGACCGGACAAATATGCCCGGAGTGCGGTGGCGAGCAGAGCGCGAGACCCGGGGCGGGGTGCGCCTGTGGAGCCGGTGGGGCCACGCGGCCCGGACAGGACGCCCGTTCGGCAGAGATCGCGGCGGCCGAGGACTTCGACCCGCTGCGGATCCGGCCGTACGTGACGCTGAGCAGCGAGGACACGGGGGACCACGGGGCTCCCGACGCGGCCACGACGATGCCGCTGTTCTTGGACGGCGCGCCGGGCCGGGAGGCGGCGGGGGTGCCGGGTGCGCGGCCGGACGCCGCCGTGGCGGACGAGAACCGCCGCAGGAGCGCCGCGGCCTACGCGGGCGGCGGGCCCGATCCCGTGCAGCCGCGCCGGCGGAGGCCGTTCGTCGCGGTCGCCGTGGGGGCGGCGGTGGCCGCTGTGGTGGGTACGGCGGCTTTCGCGGGCGGCCTGTTCGACGACGAGGACGGCCGGGAGGCGGCAGCGCTGCCCGAGGTCACGACGAGCGTGCCGGACGCGAGCGACGAGCCCGCCGAATCCGTGTCCGACTCCCCCTCCGCCTCCCCGTCCTCCCCGACACCGTCCTCGTCGGCGTCGGCATCCGCATCGGCGTCACCTTCGGCATCGCCGTCGACGTCGCGGAGTCCGTCGGCCTCACCTTCGGCCACCGCCCCGCAGCCGCCGTCACCTTCCGCGGTGGCGACGAAGGCCCCCACCACGGCAGCGGCGGCACCGCCCGTCGACGAGGTCTCCGGCACGACGCTGCAACGCGGCGACAGCGGCGCGGAGGTCTCCGAGCTCCAGCGCCGGCTGCAGGAGATCTGGGTCTACCGGGGCCCGGACAACGGCGACTACTCGGCGCAGGTGGAGCAGGCCGTCGCCGAGTTCCAGAGGTGGGTGTCGGTCAGGAACGACCCGCCGGGCGTCTACGGGCCGGAGACCCGCGGCGCCCTGGAGGCACAGACGAGCGGCAGGGGGCGCCGGTAG
- a CDS encoding MFS transporter has product MAQQLSPPPLAADGGRSRRNILVSIGALLLGMLLAALDQTIVSTALPTIVSELGGLDHLSWVVTAYLLAATAATPLWGKLGDQYGRKKLFQTAIVIFLVGSALCGMAQNMPQLIGYRALQGLGGGGLMVLSMAIVGDIVTPRERGKYQGLFGAVFGMTSVLGPLLGGFFTEHLSWRWVFYINLPVGVVALLVIAAALHIPVRRTKHRIDYLGTFLIASVATCLVLVASLGGTTWAWGSPQIIALAVLAVVLLVAFVAAERRAAEPVLPLRLFHRRTFSLVAVISFVIGFAMFGAMTYLPTFLQVVHGISPTLSGVHMLPMVLGLLLTSTGSGQIVSRTGRWKVFPIAGTALTTIGLLLLHTLSETSSTWTMSLCFFVFGAGLGLVMQVLVLIVQNSVGYEDLGVATSGATFFRSIGASFGVAVFGTVFTNRLTGKLEEALSGRPLPSGADAGALAADPRAIGRLPADLRPSVLSAYSTSITDVFLYAAPVVLVAFVLAWFLKEEPLRGSVTAPDSTETLASNPVQRSSYDECARALSVLATREGRREIYEKITEKAGYDLQPASSWLLLRIKRHGTVEPGRLAEVAPVPLRVITSAARQVEGLGYARREGMQLVLTEQGAEAVVRLSRAREDSLAELLGDWWGPDRPTDLIRLVTELSAEVSGSSRERPHMPEPRRDHSVG; this is encoded by the coding sequence ATGGCCCAGCAGCTGAGCCCGCCACCCCTTGCGGCAGACGGCGGGCGGTCCCGGCGGAACATCCTGGTCTCCATCGGCGCACTGCTCCTCGGCATGCTGCTCGCCGCACTCGACCAGACCATCGTGTCCACCGCCCTGCCCACGATCGTCAGCGAACTGGGCGGCCTGGACCATCTCTCGTGGGTGGTGACCGCCTACCTGCTGGCGGCGACCGCGGCCACTCCGCTCTGGGGCAAGCTCGGCGACCAGTACGGGCGCAAGAAGCTCTTCCAGACGGCCATCGTCATCTTCCTCGTCGGCTCCGCGCTCTGCGGCATGGCCCAGAACATGCCCCAGCTGATCGGCTACCGCGCCCTCCAGGGCCTCGGCGGCGGTGGACTGATGGTGCTGTCGATGGCGATCGTCGGCGACATCGTCACCCCGCGCGAACGGGGCAAGTACCAGGGCCTCTTCGGTGCGGTGTTCGGCATGACCAGCGTGCTGGGGCCGCTCCTGGGCGGCTTCTTCACCGAGCACCTCAGCTGGCGCTGGGTCTTCTACATCAACCTGCCCGTCGGAGTCGTCGCGCTGCTCGTCATCGCCGCGGCCCTGCACATCCCCGTCCGCCGCACCAAGCACCGCATCGACTACCTGGGCACCTTCCTCATCGCCTCCGTCGCCACCTGCCTGGTCCTCGTCGCCTCGCTCGGCGGCACCACCTGGGCCTGGGGGTCCCCGCAGATCATCGCCCTCGCGGTCCTCGCCGTGGTACTCCTCGTGGCGTTCGTCGCGGCCGAGCGACGGGCGGCCGAACCGGTGCTCCCGCTGCGGCTCTTCCACAGGAGGACCTTCAGCCTCGTCGCCGTCATCAGCTTCGTCATCGGCTTCGCGATGTTCGGCGCCATGACCTACCTGCCGACCTTCCTCCAGGTCGTGCACGGCATCAGCCCGACCCTGTCCGGTGTGCACATGCTGCCGATGGTCCTCGGGCTGCTGCTCACCTCGACGGGCTCCGGCCAGATCGTGAGCCGGACCGGCCGCTGGAAGGTCTTCCCGATCGCCGGAACGGCCCTCACCACGATCGGCCTGCTGCTGCTCCACACCCTCAGCGAGACCAGCTCCACCTGGACGATGAGCCTCTGCTTCTTCGTCTTCGGCGCCGGGCTCGGCCTCGTGATGCAGGTGCTCGTGCTGATCGTGCAGAACTCCGTCGGCTACGAGGACCTCGGCGTCGCCACCTCCGGGGCGACCTTCTTCCGGTCCATCGGAGCCTCGTTCGGCGTGGCCGTGTTCGGCACCGTCTTCACCAACCGGCTGACGGGCAAACTCGAGGAAGCGCTCAGCGGCCGCCCTCTTCCGTCCGGTGCCGACGCCGGTGCGCTGGCCGCCGACCCCCGCGCCATCGGCCGGCTCCCCGCGGACCTGCGGCCCTCCGTGCTCAGCGCCTACTCGACGTCGATCACCGATGTCTTCCTCTACGCGGCGCCCGTCGTCCTCGTCGCGTTCGTCCTCGCCTGGTTCCTCAAGGAGGAACCCCTGCGCGGATCGGTCACGGCGCCCGACTCCACCGAGACCCTCGCCTCGAACCCGGTCCAGCGCTCCTCGTACGACGAATGCGCCCGTGCCCTGTCGGTGCTCGCCACCCGTGAGGGACGCCGGGAGATCTACGAGAAGATCACCGAGAAGGCCGGGTACGACCTCCAGCCCGCCTCCAGCTGGCTGCTGCTCCGCATCAAGCGGCACGGCACCGTCGAACCCGGCCGGCTGGCCGAGGTCGCCCCCGTGCCCCTCAGGGTGATCACCTCGGCCGCCCGCCAGGTGGAAGGGCTCGGTTACGCCCGGCGCGAGGGAATGCAACTGGTGCTCACCGAACAGGGCGCCGAGGCCGTGGTCCGGCTGTCCCGGGCCCGTGAGGACTCGCTGGCCGAGCTGCTGGGCGACTGGTGGGGGCCGGACCGGCCCACCGACCTGATCCGCCTGGTGACGGAGCTGTCGGCCGAGGTGAGCGGGTCGAGCAGGGAGCGGCCCCACATGCCCGAGCCCCGCCGTGACCACTCGGTCGGCTGA
- a CDS encoding GNAT family N-acetyltransferase, with product MTWTVTSEPFGSPEATALRRDYYDEVASRYWGRPATTAEIDDGLRDDGADRLAPPTGEFLVGWYDGKPASCAGLLLVDAVTAELTRVFVRPAFRSTGGGGLLLAGVESAARACGVRSVRLDTRDDLVEARGLYAKHGYREVPAFNQGPYAEHWFAKQL from the coding sequence ATGACGTGGACCGTGACCTCCGAACCCTTCGGCAGCCCCGAGGCGACCGCGCTGCGACGGGACTACTACGACGAGGTGGCGAGCCGGTACTGGGGCCGCCCGGCGACCACCGCGGAGATCGACGACGGGCTGAGGGACGACGGGGCCGACCGACTCGCCCCGCCCACCGGTGAGTTCCTGGTGGGGTGGTACGACGGCAAGCCGGCGAGCTGCGCGGGCCTGCTGCTGGTCGACGCGGTGACCGCGGAGCTGACCCGGGTGTTCGTCCGGCCAGCCTTCCGCTCGACGGGCGGTGGCGGCCTGCTGCTCGCGGGCGTCGAGAGCGCGGCACGGGCCTGCGGAGTACGGTCGGTCCGGCTCGACACCCGTGACGACCTGGTGGAGGCACGCGGGCTGTACGCGAAGCACGGGTACCGGGAGGTCCCGGCGTTCAACCAGGGCCCGTACGCGGAGCACTGGTTCGCCAAGCAGCTGTGA